The Borreliella andersonii genome has a segment encoding these proteins:
- a CDS encoding ABC transporter permease, which translates to MFRVFKNIFLFLILSFIYLPIIILIIYSFNSGDSGFIWQGFSLKWYKEIFASSQIKSAIFNTILIAIISSLTSVVIGIIGAYAIYKSENKKLKTILLSANKITIINPDIVTGISLMAFYSAIKMQLGFSTMLISHIIFSTPYVVIIILPKLYSLPNNIIDAAKDLGASEIQIFLNIIYPEIIGSIATGALIAFTLSIDDFLISFFTTGQGFNNLSILINSLTKRGIKPVINAISAILFFTILSLLFIINKFIGIKKLTTDAEL; encoded by the coding sequence ATGTTTAGGGTCTTTAAAAACATTTTCTTATTTCTAATACTCAGCTTTATTTACCTTCCAATAATAATCTTAATAATTTATTCTTTTAACTCTGGTGACAGTGGGTTTATATGGCAAGGCTTTAGTCTGAAATGGTATAAAGAAATTTTTGCCTCAAGTCAAATCAAATCAGCAATATTTAACACCATTTTAATAGCTATAATCTCATCTTTGACCTCTGTTGTTATTGGAATTATTGGTGCTTATGCAATTTATAAATCAGAAAACAAAAAATTAAAAACAATACTATTATCGGCAAATAAAATAACAATAATTAATCCAGACATTGTAACAGGAATAAGCTTAATGGCATTTTATTCTGCAATAAAAATGCAATTGGGATTTTCCACAATGTTAATATCACATATAATTTTTTCAACACCATACGTAGTAATAATAATTTTGCCCAAATTATATTCTCTTCCTAACAATATTATTGATGCTGCCAAAGATCTTGGAGCCTCAGAAATTCAAATATTCTTAAATATAATTTATCCAGAAATCATTGGAAGCATAGCAACTGGGGCTCTTATTGCCTTCACATTATCAATAGATGATTTTTTGATATCATTTTTCACCACTGGGCAGGGATTTAATAATTTATCTATCTTAATAAACTCGCTAACAAAAAGGGGCATCAAACCCGTAATAAATGCTATTTCTGCCATATTGTTTTTTACAATATTGAGCCTTTTGTTTATTATTAATAAATTTATAGGAATTAAAAAATTAACAACAGATGCTG
- a CDS encoding ABC transporter permease, with protein sequence MKKLILIIYSIFLLTFSILPLLIIVLLGFLNEKNEFTIYNFIELLNPSYLSIFSRSLKLATIATIFCILIGYPAAWLISLSKKSAQNKLIIMIILPMWINTLLRTYAWMRILGKNGFINNLFEKIGIGALDLLYNEQAVTIGMVYNFLPFMILPIYTGLLKIKPEYIEAAQDLGARMWQILLYVKIPLTLSYLATGIIMVFIPSITVFIISDLLGGSKQILIGNLISKQFLFIEDWNTGAAISFILMLVILLFNLIIIKLMRKNNGE encoded by the coding sequence TATTCTTCCCTTATTAATAATAGTATTGCTCGGATTTCTAAATGAAAAAAACGAATTTACCATCTATAATTTTATTGAGCTTTTAAATCCAAGTTATCTTAGTATCTTTTCAAGAAGTTTAAAGCTCGCCACAATAGCAACAATTTTTTGCATTTTAATAGGCTATCCTGCCGCCTGGCTAATTTCATTATCAAAAAAAAGCGCTCAAAACAAATTAATAATCATGATAATACTTCCCATGTGGATAAATACATTGCTTAGAACTTATGCCTGGATGAGAATACTTGGGAAAAACGGATTCATCAACAACTTATTTGAAAAAATCGGAATTGGAGCTTTAGATCTTCTTTATAACGAACAGGCTGTTACAATAGGCATGGTATACAATTTTTTGCCTTTTATGATCTTGCCAATATATACAGGACTTTTAAAAATTAAGCCAGAATACATTGAAGCAGCGCAAGATCTTGGAGCAAGAATGTGGCAAATATTACTTTATGTAAAAATACCTCTAACGCTCTCCTACCTGGCAACAGGAATCATTATGGTATTTATTCCTTCAATTACGGTATTTATTATTTCAGATTTGCTGGGAGGCTCTAAACAAATTTTAATAGGAAATCTAATAAGCAAACAGTTTCTCTTTATAGAGGACTGGAATACTGGGGCTGCAATTTCATTTATTTTAATGTTAGTAATATTACTTTTTAATTTAATAATAATAAAGTTAATGCGAAAAAATAATGGAGAATAA